The Liolophura sinensis isolate JHLJ2023 chromosome 8, CUHK_Ljap_v2, whole genome shotgun sequence sequence ACAAGAGAACAGACACAGAACGGGAAACGACAACAGACACTTGAAGGGACAAGAGAGCAGACACAGAGAAGGACAAGAGAGCACTAACAGAGAAGGACAAGAGAGCAGGCACAGGGAAGTACAAGAGAGCAGGCACAGGGAAGGACAAGAGAGCAGACACAGAGATGGAAACGACAACAGACACTGGAAGGGACAAGAGAGCAGACACAGAAAAGGACAAGGGGGCAGACACAGAGCTGGAAACGACGCACACGATAACTGGCACACACAGGGATAAGACAACTGGCACAATGTGGGACAAGACAACCGGCACAGAGAAGGACAAGACACCTGACACGCCGAGGGACAAGACACCTGGCACATAGACGCACACAACAACTGGCACACACACGGACAAGACAACTGGCACACAGACAGACGAGACAACGAGCACACAGAGGGACAAGGCAACTGGCACACAGAGGGACAAGACAACTGGCACACAGAGGGACAAGCCAACTGGCACACAGAAGGACAAGACGACACAAACAAGACAGCGGGCACACAGGTATAAGTCATACGGATCAGAAAACAGGCACAAAGAGTGACAAGTTAAAAGACACGTACTGACAACAGACTAAGAGGGACAAGAATTACCAACAAGAGGGGTGGGGGTGCACAAGAGAACAGACACAAGGGGACACAAGAGAAGACACATGGAGACACGAGAACAGACACAGGGGGTACAAGAGAACGAACACAGAGGCCAAAGGAGAACAGGCACAGAATAACACAAGAGATCAGACCCAGGGGGACACAACAGACCAGACATAAGGGGACACTAGAGAACAGACACGTGGGAACAAAAGAGAAGCACAATGGAAAAAAAGCAACAGACACAGAATGGGAAAAAGCTCAGAATCAGGTACACAGGACAAGCCAACATTCACATAGATGAATAGACACAGATAACAGGCATACAGTGACAAAACAACAGACACAGAGGGGGAGAACATAACAGTTAGATTGGGCCAGCCAACATTCACAGACAGGAACAAGACAACAGATGCAGAGGGGAAACGTCAACAGACACTGGAAGGGACAAGAAAGTAGACACAGAGAGGGGAACGACAACAGACACTGGAAGGGACAAGAGAGCAGACACAGAGAAGGACAAGAGAGCAGACACAGAGAGGGAAACGACAACAGACACTTGAAAGGACGAAGAGCAGACACAGAGAAGGACAAGACAGCAGACACAGAGAGGGAAACGTCAACAGACACTGAAAGGGACAAGAGAGCAGACACAGAGAAGGTTAAAGAGAGCAGACACAGAGAGGGAAACGACAACAGACACTTGACAAGAGGGACAAGAGGGCAGACACAGAGCGGGAAACGACAACAGACACTTGAAAGGACAAGAGAGCACTAACAGAGAAGGACAAGAGAGCACTAACAGAAAAGTACAAGAGAGCAGGCACAGGGAAGTACAAGAGAGCAGACACAGGGAGGGAAACGACGACACGGGAAGTGCAAGAGAGCAGACACAGAGAAGGACAAGAGAGCAGACACAGATAGGGACACGACAACAGACACTTGAAGGGGCAAGAGAGCAGGCACAGAGAAGGACAAAAGAGCAGACAGGGAGGGAAACGACGACACGGGAAGTGCAAGAGAGCAGACACAGAGAAGGACAAGAGAGCAGACACAGATAGGGACACGACAACAGACACTTGACGGGACAAGAGAGCAGACACAGGGAAGGACAAGAGAGCAGACACAGAGATGGAAACGACAACGGACACTGGAAGGGACAAGAGGGCAGACACAGAGAGGGAAACGACAACAGACACTTGACGGAACAAGAGAACAGACACAGAGAAGGACAAGAGAGCAGACACAGAGAGGGAAACGACAACAGACAATTGAAGGGACAAGAGAGCAGACACAGAGCGGGAAACGACAACAGACACTTGAAAGGACAAGAGAGCAGACACAGAGAAGGACAAGAGAGCACTAATAGAGAAGTACAAGAGAGCAGGCACAGGGAAGGACAAGAGAGCAGACACAGAGATGGAAACGACAACAGACACTTGAAGGGGCAAGAGAGCAGGCACAGAGAAGGACAAGAGAGCAGACACAGGGAGGGAAACGACGACACGGGAAGTGCAAGAGAGCAGACACAGAGAAGGACAAGAGAGCAGACACAGATAGTGACACGACAACAGACACTTGACGGGACAAGAGAGCAGATACAGAGAAGGACAAGAGAGCAGACACAGATAGGGAAACGTCAACAGACACTTGACGGGACAAGAGAGCAGACACAGAGAAGGACAAGAGAGCAGACACAGAGAAAGAAACGTCAACAGACACTGGAGGGGACAAGAGGGCAGACACAGAGAAAGACAAGAGAGCAAACACAGAGAAGAACAAGAGAGCAGACAGAGAAGGAAACGACCACCGACTCACAGAGGAACAAGacaaaagacacaaaaattTATGAGAAAATAGTCACATGGACACAGAGGCGCCAGCATCGAAAAGTATGCAGCCCCCACTTAAAATAACGAGACAATGGACGCACATTCAGACAAGTATACAGGCATATTTGTTGTggagatatatttttttacaaatgtattcaGATGTACAGccacatgtaaaatataaccACTCACCTCAAAGGACAAGGAAGAAACAGTGGGCTATATGAATACGTAATCAAGCAAGAGGAGGACAGAGAGAGACAACAGACAGACTAGCAGACAGAGAGCCGGGTGAGTAGAGACAACTATGTGATCAGACGGATACAGCCTGGccgattaaaaaaaacaacgcagctttttgctaaaaaaaaacggAGGTAAAAGAGTGGAGTACAAACAACACATGTTCGTATAGGTTTGTGGTCTATCTTGGAGGCGTATCCAGTACCCATTTTTCCATGTAGGGACTTGCCTGCTATACAATGACGGTTCATGCTGAATGCGGCGTCGCGTAGTCAGCGTGATGTGACCGCCTGTCGGCCCCGATGTACATCTCCTGTTATGACTGCGGTTTAATTGGCTAAT is a genomic window containing:
- the LOC135473277 gene encoding uncharacterized protein LOC135473277; its protein translation is MEKKQQTQNGKKLRIRHLTGQESRHREGQESRHRDGNDNGHWKGQEGRHREGNDNRHLTEQENRHREGQESRHREGNDNRQLKGQESRHRAGNDNRHLKGQESRHREGQESTNREVQESRHREGQESRHRDGNDNRHLKGQESRHREGQESRHREGNDDTGSAREQTQRRTREQTQIVTRQQTLDGTREQIQRRTREQTQIGKRQQTLDGTREQTQRRTREQTQRKKRQQTLEGTRGQTQRKTREQTQRRTREQTEKETTTDSQRNKTKDTKIYEKIVTWTQRRQHRKVCSPHLK